In Streptomyces sp. NBC_01707, a genomic segment contains:
- a CDS encoding class I SAM-dependent methyltransferase: MHDRKRLPAAAAFDALGAEYERAFAESAAHHASLQRLLQLLAPHSRVLDVGSGTGRPTAQILAEAGHEVLGVDVSPVMVELARRQVPDASFECADIRHVTLANSSFDAACAYFSLLQMSRNDQSDLVRRLGRVVTRGGLLMMATVPLDVEGVDVEFMGQDVQVTSFAAAAFTELVIEAGFSLLWEENTLFTPSYPGGVPEPQLFLLGRRT; this comes from the coding sequence ATGCATGATCGTAAGCGTCTCCCGGCCGCAGCGGCTTTCGACGCGCTGGGAGCAGAGTACGAGCGGGCTTTCGCCGAGTCGGCAGCCCACCATGCCTCGCTGCAGCGCCTGTTGCAACTGCTCGCGCCGCACAGCCGGGTATTGGACGTCGGCAGCGGGACCGGACGGCCGACCGCGCAGATCCTGGCCGAGGCCGGCCACGAGGTGCTGGGCGTCGACGTTTCGCCCGTCATGGTGGAGCTCGCGCGACGACAGGTGCCCGACGCCTCGTTCGAGTGTGCCGACATCCGTCATGTCACCTTGGCGAACAGCAGTTTCGACGCCGCGTGTGCCTACTTCTCCCTCTTGCAGATGTCACGCAACGACCAGTCCGATCTCGTCCGGCGGCTCGGGCGGGTGGTGACCCGCGGCGGCCTGCTGATGATGGCGACCGTACCGCTGGACGTCGAGGGCGTCGACGTCGAGTTCATGGGCCAGGACGTACAGGTGACCAGCTTCGCCGCTGCAGCGTTCACCGAGTTGGTGATCGAAGCGGGATTCTCACTCCTGTGGGAGGAGAACACCCTGTTCACCCCGTCGTACCCCGGCGGGGTGCCCGAGCCTCAACTGTTCCTGCTCGGGCGACGGACCTGA
- a CDS encoding HAD-IC family P-type ATPase, which translates to MLLRLLTGPAVALKSALAVPVEATRRIATPTADAARMAAELVNAGARGAADGAAAVSATALRVGRVARNAITPQVGYWRAGSRMHLALEHHPDAPVGTVERLEAAAGKVAVELAEHPDVLIAYWDGGLGRLVVQTTEDAVGEQVADKVSELAAEHGLVHVGDQTLEHVHPGAAGGVRANAVALACDAAGIGVALVGRAAFLKRAPEAMVAAVVVMREDSRVRAVLSRALGPDASDLVLAVAHAAVCGIGQSPSPLLLDAALRSAQLVESMAQLATFDAVHDTLCAPDRLTPADTDVLRPPLRPSPGEQYAAAAVNGMLGGAVTKLLFTRSMDEAAETVLAGSPKAARYGPAAFTAALGIALAREDVLVRDPERLGQLELVDTVVLHPAALRSTRRTVLEVHPSTSGWDHHRLWQEATAALSAPEDATTPSEEPGIGLRPVPDGTAPDAGLMIASVRGKDVGTVLVGWEVDPMAEAALDAARRAGLHVVVVEDCWLGEFGTLADQLASAEIPLAEVVAALQSEGRTVLTVARVPHDRASAERELTAAAHDVLDGLLRSDIAVAVTDERSAVVWGADLLPLRGLEGVWRLLSAVPAARAVSRRAKFCAEAGATLSELLVLTKGARSQRVPFPLEVRLSPVNIATGAALLMGWCAALGVAAGATPHPTPRVPWHALRPEQVMARLAKAPCDAPTALTVVRTRVGHVAGVAATHPALAPARVSVRLAGAVWAELDDPFTPVLVVGATAQALLGSAVDAFLVITAVAVNALVGGVQRLRAERALSALVTGQRQNARRLAHPSAEEASVVEAAQLAPGEVIELRTNDVVPADARLLEVSGFEVDESSLTGESLPTRKQVAAVPQAPVADRRCMVFEGTTVVAGHARAVVVATGDRTEAGRAASLAARVPTSAGVQARLHRLTRRVLPLTLAGGAAVAGLSLLRGRPVRTALQGGLAVAVAAVPEGMPLVATVAQMAAARRLSKLGVLVRTPRSLEALGRVDTMCFDKTGTLTENRLRVVRLISGTGVEQPADTLGTKHILRIAARACPRLAEQPGAHAHATDEAVLAAAPPETGWTTVRAQPFEASRGYAAATGRDADGANMLVVKGAPEVVLPCCPDTDPVAVEEAHSLAGQGLRLLAVAQRRLATEDEARDALDKPLELLELIGFVALADSPRPSSAPLVAGLGEVGVRPVMLTGDHPQTARSVAISLGWPEDVTVVTGNELASLDRAGRARLLRDCGVVARVAPEQKLQVVEALREAGCVVGMVGDGANDAAAIRAADVGVGIAARGSAAARNAADLVITNDELSVLIDAIGEGRALWRSVADAISILLGGNAGEVGFSVLGTLLSGTSPLSTRQLLLVNLLTDMFPAMAVAVTPHDPEPAGEPAAADTVPVGLAVLGQPLTRQIRHRGVITGIGAATAWLIGTLTPGSARRTSTMALCGVVGAQLTQTVAGRRHSPLVLATVVGTAVVLVALVQTPVVSHFFGCTPLGPLAWAGVGVAIGTASLGPRVLPQAEQMLADLTSRLRPVVRLVH; encoded by the coding sequence ATGCTGCTCCGCTTGCTGACCGGGCCCGCCGTGGCCCTCAAGAGCGCCTTGGCTGTGCCGGTCGAGGCCACACGCCGGATCGCCACGCCGACCGCAGATGCGGCGCGGATGGCCGCTGAGCTCGTGAACGCCGGTGCGCGCGGCGCGGCGGACGGGGCGGCGGCGGTGTCGGCGACCGCGCTACGGGTCGGCAGGGTCGCCCGCAACGCGATCACTCCTCAGGTCGGGTACTGGCGCGCCGGATCACGGATGCACCTGGCGCTGGAGCACCATCCGGACGCGCCCGTTGGGACCGTGGAACGACTCGAGGCCGCCGCCGGAAAAGTGGCCGTGGAGCTGGCCGAGCACCCGGACGTGCTGATCGCCTACTGGGACGGCGGCCTGGGGCGGCTGGTCGTGCAGACCACCGAGGACGCGGTCGGCGAGCAGGTGGCCGACAAGGTGTCCGAACTGGCCGCCGAACACGGGCTCGTGCACGTGGGCGATCAGACGCTGGAACACGTGCACCCGGGCGCCGCCGGCGGCGTGCGCGCCAACGCTGTCGCCCTGGCCTGCGACGCGGCGGGTATCGGCGTAGCACTCGTGGGGCGGGCAGCCTTTCTGAAGCGAGCGCCGGAGGCCATGGTGGCCGCGGTCGTCGTCATGCGTGAGGACTCGCGGGTACGCGCGGTGCTGAGCCGTGCGCTGGGCCCGGACGCATCCGATCTGGTGCTGGCCGTGGCCCATGCGGCCGTCTGCGGGATCGGTCAGTCGCCGAGTCCTCTGCTGCTCGACGCGGCCCTGCGGAGTGCCCAGTTGGTGGAATCCATGGCTCAGCTCGCGACGTTCGACGCCGTGCACGACACGCTGTGCGCCCCGGACAGGCTGACTCCGGCCGACACCGACGTCCTGCGTCCGCCGCTGCGCCCGAGTCCGGGCGAGCAATATGCCGCCGCGGCGGTCAACGGGATGCTGGGCGGTGCCGTCACCAAGCTTCTCTTCACCCGCAGCATGGACGAGGCCGCCGAGACCGTACTGGCCGGTTCGCCCAAGGCCGCACGCTACGGCCCGGCGGCCTTCACCGCGGCTCTCGGCATTGCCCTGGCACGCGAGGACGTACTGGTCCGCGACCCCGAGCGGCTGGGCCAGCTGGAGCTCGTGGACACCGTGGTCCTGCACCCCGCGGCACTGCGCAGCACTCGGCGCACCGTGCTCGAGGTCCACCCCAGCACGTCCGGCTGGGATCACCACCGGTTGTGGCAGGAAGCCACCGCGGCGCTCAGCGCGCCCGAGGACGCGACAACGCCGTCCGAGGAACCGGGCATCGGCCTTCGCCCGGTGCCCGATGGGACGGCACCGGACGCGGGGTTGATGATCGCGTCGGTACGTGGCAAGGACGTCGGAACCGTTCTGGTCGGCTGGGAGGTCGACCCCATGGCCGAAGCCGCGCTGGACGCAGCGCGCCGAGCCGGTCTGCATGTCGTGGTGGTGGAGGACTGCTGGCTCGGCGAGTTCGGTACCCTGGCCGACCAACTCGCCTCCGCCGAGATCCCGTTGGCGGAGGTGGTGGCTGCCCTGCAGAGCGAGGGCCGAACGGTTCTCACGGTGGCGCGCGTCCCGCACGACCGGGCGTCGGCCGAACGGGAGTTGACTGCCGCCGCCCACGACGTACTCGACGGACTGCTCCGCAGTGACATCGCCGTCGCCGTCACCGACGAGCGCAGCGCTGTCGTCTGGGGAGCCGACCTTCTGCCTCTGCGTGGACTGGAGGGCGTATGGCGGTTGCTGTCAGCCGTACCCGCGGCGCGGGCGGTCAGCCGGCGTGCGAAGTTCTGTGCGGAGGCGGGCGCCACGCTCTCCGAGCTCCTGGTACTCACCAAGGGAGCTCGGTCGCAGCGGGTTCCCTTCCCCCTCGAAGTGCGGCTCAGCCCCGTCAATATCGCCACCGGCGCGGCCCTGCTCATGGGCTGGTGTGCCGCGCTCGGTGTAGCCGCCGGTGCGACCCCCCACCCCACTCCGCGGGTGCCCTGGCACGCCCTACGGCCCGAGCAGGTCATGGCCCGGCTGGCGAAGGCGCCGTGCGACGCGCCCACCGCCCTGACGGTGGTACGGACCCGGGTCGGCCACGTCGCGGGCGTTGCTGCCACCCACCCGGCCCTTGCGCCCGCACGGGTGAGCGTACGTCTGGCCGGCGCCGTGTGGGCCGAACTGGACGACCCGTTCACCCCGGTTCTGGTGGTCGGTGCCACCGCGCAGGCACTGCTGGGCTCCGCGGTGGACGCGTTCCTGGTCATCACCGCCGTGGCGGTGAACGCCTTGGTGGGCGGGGTGCAACGACTGCGCGCGGAGCGTGCGCTGTCCGCCCTGGTGACCGGGCAACGGCAGAACGCCCGGCGACTCGCCCACCCGTCGGCAGAAGAGGCATCCGTCGTCGAGGCCGCGCAACTGGCGCCCGGCGAGGTGATCGAGCTGCGCACCAACGATGTGGTGCCGGCCGACGCGCGGCTGCTGGAGGTCAGTGGCTTCGAGGTGGACGAGTCCTCCCTGACGGGCGAGTCACTGCCCACGCGTAAACAAGTGGCCGCCGTACCACAGGCGCCCGTCGCCGACCGCAGATGCATGGTGTTCGAAGGCACCACGGTGGTCGCCGGCCACGCCCGGGCAGTGGTGGTGGCAACGGGCGATCGGACCGAGGCCGGCCGCGCGGCGTCCCTCGCCGCCCGGGTCCCCACCTCGGCGGGGGTCCAGGCCCGACTGCACCGGCTGACCCGCCGGGTACTGCCCCTCACTCTCGCCGGTGGCGCCGCGGTGGCCGGCCTGTCCCTGCTCCGCGGCCGTCCGGTGCGTACAGCTCTCCAGGGCGGACTGGCAGTCGCAGTGGCCGCCGTGCCCGAGGGCATGCCTCTGGTGGCGACCGTCGCGCAGATGGCCGCGGCGCGGCGGCTGAGCAAGCTCGGCGTCCTGGTACGTACACCACGCAGCCTGGAGGCGCTCGGACGCGTGGACACCATGTGCTTCGACAAGACCGGGACCCTCACCGAGAACCGGCTGCGGGTCGTCCGCCTGATCAGTGGCACGGGCGTCGAGCAGCCGGCCGACACCCTCGGGACGAAACATATTCTCCGCATCGCCGCCCGGGCCTGCCCTCGCCTGGCCGAGCAGCCGGGCGCCCACGCCCATGCCACCGACGAGGCGGTCCTGGCAGCAGCCCCGCCCGAGACAGGGTGGACCACCGTACGGGCCCAGCCCTTCGAGGCGAGCCGCGGTTACGCCGCCGCCACGGGCAGAGACGCGGACGGCGCGAACATGCTGGTCGTCAAGGGGGCGCCGGAAGTTGTGCTGCCCTGCTGCCCCGATACGGATCCGGTAGCCGTCGAAGAGGCGCACTCCCTCGCCGGCCAGGGCCTGCGGCTCCTGGCAGTCGCGCAGCGCCGTCTCGCGACGGAGGACGAGGCGAGGGACGCGCTCGACAAGCCTCTCGAACTGCTCGAGCTCATCGGATTCGTGGCACTGGCCGACAGCCCCCGCCCCAGCTCAGCTCCGCTCGTGGCCGGTCTGGGAGAGGTCGGTGTACGCCCCGTCATGCTCACCGGCGACCACCCGCAGACCGCCCGCTCCGTGGCCATCTCCCTGGGCTGGCCCGAGGATGTCACGGTCGTCACCGGTAACGAGCTGGCTTCACTGGACCGGGCGGGACGGGCCCGCCTGCTCCGGGACTGCGGCGTCGTGGCCCGCGTCGCACCCGAGCAGAAGCTCCAGGTCGTGGAGGCACTCCGGGAGGCGGGCTGCGTCGTGGGCATGGTCGGGGACGGCGCCAACGACGCCGCCGCGATCCGCGCCGCCGATGTCGGGGTCGGTATCGCCGCGCGCGGATCGGCTGCCGCACGCAACGCCGCAGACCTCGTGATCACCAACGACGAACTGTCGGTTCTCATCGACGCCATCGGCGAGGGCCGAGCCCTCTGGCGCAGCGTGGCCGACGCGATCAGCATCCTTCTCGGCGGCAACGCCGGCGAGGTCGGCTTCTCCGTACTGGGCACATTGCTGTCCGGCACGTCGCCGCTGTCGACACGTCAGCTGCTGCTGGTCAACCTGCTCACCGACATGTTCCCGGCGATGGCGGTCGCGGTCACCCCTCACGACCCGGAGCCCGCCGGGGAGCCCGCCGCAGCCGACACCGTACCCGTGGGCCTCGCCGTCCTCGGGCAACCGCTGACACGTCAGATCCGCCATCGTGGCGTGATCACCGGTATCGGCGCGGCCACCGCATGGCTCATCGGCACCCTCACCCCCGGCTCGGCACGGCGCACCAGCACCATGGCTCTGTGCGGTGTGGTCGGCGCCCAGCTCACGCAGACCGTCGCCGGACGCCGCCACAGTCCGCTGGTCCTTGCCACGGTCGTCGGCACCGCAGTCGTGCTCGTCGCTCTCGTCCAGACACCCGTCGTCAGCCACTTCTTCGGGTGCACGCCGCTGGGCCCGCTGGCCTGGGCCGGAGTGGGCGTCGCCATCGGCACCGCCTCCCTCGGTCCCCGCGTCCTGCCACAGGCCGAACAGATGCTGGCCGACCTCACCTCACGGCTGCGTCCCGTCGTCCGGCTCGTCCACTGA
- a CDS encoding subtilase-type protease inhibitor, translated as MRYNIGKFSIIATTSALIMSGMGAVGVAQAQPVQSTSLYAPSALVLSVGKSNGAAVTVQRAVTLSCAPRPSGTHPSPTAACADLLAVDGEFTQLTTPPQRSCTREWDPVVINANGVWQGRNVSWSATFGNACEMQASLTEGSVFGF; from the coding sequence ATGCGCTACAACATCGGCAAATTCAGCATAATCGCCACGACATCCGCACTGATCATGTCGGGCATGGGCGCCGTGGGTGTCGCGCAGGCCCAGCCCGTGCAGTCGACCAGCCTCTACGCCCCGTCAGCCCTCGTGCTGTCGGTCGGCAAGAGCAACGGCGCCGCCGTCACCGTCCAGCGGGCCGTCACCCTCAGCTGCGCCCCGCGCCCGAGCGGCACTCACCCCTCGCCCACTGCGGCGTGTGCGGATCTGCTCGCCGTCGACGGGGAGTTCACCCAGCTGACCACGCCGCCTCAGCGAAGCTGCACGCGCGAGTGGGATCCCGTCGTCATCAACGCGAACGGTGTGTGGCAGGGCCGGAACGTCTCCTGGTCGGCCACCTTCGGCAACGCCTGCGAGATGCAGGCGAGCCTGACCGAGGGATCGGTCTTCGGCTTCTGA
- a CDS encoding isochorismatase family protein, with amino-acid sequence MTTLENRPNTALLVVDVQNGVVEGAHERDAVVANVGHLIEKARRAGTSVVWVQHSDEHLVRESDDWRIVPELTPGDAEPLVEKNYGDSFEDTTLETVLSGLGAGRLVVAGAQTDACIRSTLHGALVRGYDVTLVSDAHTTENQTAWGAPPPDQVIAHTNLYWSYQAAPGRTAGTVETKDVDFGGMS; translated from the coding sequence ATGACCACACTCGAGAATCGACCGAACACCGCACTCCTCGTCGTCGACGTGCAGAACGGCGTCGTCGAGGGGGCTCACGAGCGCGACGCGGTCGTCGCGAACGTCGGTCACCTCATCGAGAAGGCACGGCGGGCGGGGACGTCCGTCGTCTGGGTCCAGCACTCCGACGAGCATCTTGTACGGGAGAGCGACGACTGGCGGATCGTCCCCGAGCTGACTCCGGGCGACGCCGAGCCGCTCGTCGAGAAGAACTACGGCGACTCCTTCGAGGACACCACACTCGAGACCGTCCTGTCGGGCCTCGGGGCCGGACGCCTCGTCGTCGCCGGCGCGCAGACCGATGCGTGCATTCGCTCGACGCTCCACGGCGCACTCGTCAGGGGCTACGACGTCACCCTCGTCAGCGACGCCCACACGACGGAGAACCAGACGGCATGGGGAGCACCGCCGCCGGACCAGGTCATCGCGCACACGAACCTGTACTGGTCCTACCAGGCGGCACCGGGGCGGACCGCCGGGACGGTCGAGACCAAGGATGTCGACTTCGGCGGCATGTCCTGA
- a CDS encoding SulP family inorganic anion transporter → MRGIVHGPRGGRRQGKALWRGKEGAFGARGRDDFAASLVVFLVALPLCVGVAVASGVPAELGLVTGIVGGLVTGLLPGSSLQVSGPAAGLTVLVYEAVTTHGLSGLGVLVLAAGLLQLLMGVLRLGRWFRAISVAVVQGMLAGIGLLLVAGQLYVMADREAPDSGPSKIAGMPGLLADVFGSAQSMVALGLGLGTIAVLVGWKHLPPSMRLVPAPLVAVAVTSGIAAICDTPVAKVEVQGLLDAIQPPSADAFGLLTQLGVLGTVLAFALIASAESLFSAAAVDRLHTGPRTDYDKELIAQGAGNAVCGALGSLPLTAVIVRSAANVQAGARSKASRVLHGVWLLLFAALLPSALGVIPLSCLAGVLVYSGAKLVPVKELMVLWRAHRGEAVIVVVTAGMIVVANMFEGVLIGVALSVAKSAWDTSHLQVDVADGGVGVIRARLTGNATFLRLPVILDALEALPKDRPIELDLSGLRHLDHACLTALTTWADRHNTPGTAPVRLVPAEP, encoded by the coding sequence GTGAGGGGCATCGTCCACGGCCCTCGCGGTGGCCGACGGCAGGGGAAGGCCCTATGGCGCGGCAAGGAGGGTGCTTTCGGGGCCAGAGGGAGAGACGACTTCGCCGCATCTCTGGTGGTGTTCCTGGTGGCGCTCCCACTGTGCGTGGGGGTGGCTGTCGCCTCCGGCGTTCCCGCTGAGCTGGGCCTGGTCACGGGAATCGTCGGAGGGCTGGTGACCGGACTGCTCCCGGGGAGCAGTCTCCAGGTCAGCGGCCCGGCGGCCGGCCTGACGGTACTGGTCTACGAAGCCGTGACGACTCACGGCCTCTCCGGCCTCGGCGTTCTCGTCCTCGCCGCCGGCCTGCTTCAGCTCCTCATGGGCGTACTCCGGCTGGGCCGCTGGTTCCGGGCCATCTCCGTGGCCGTCGTCCAGGGCATGCTCGCCGGCATCGGACTCCTGCTTGTCGCCGGCCAGTTGTACGTCATGGCCGACCGAGAGGCGCCGGATTCCGGGCCTTCCAAGATCGCCGGTATGCCAGGTCTGCTGGCCGATGTGTTCGGTTCCGCCCAGTCGATGGTGGCTCTCGGGCTGGGCCTCGGGACGATCGCCGTCCTGGTCGGGTGGAAGCACCTCCCTCCATCGATGCGGCTCGTGCCCGCTCCGCTCGTCGCTGTCGCTGTCACCTCCGGTATCGCCGCGATCTGCGACACGCCTGTCGCGAAGGTCGAGGTACAGGGGCTGCTGGACGCCATCCAGCCACCGAGCGCGGACGCTTTCGGGCTGTTGACCCAGCTCGGCGTCCTCGGAACGGTGCTCGCGTTCGCCCTGATCGCATCGGCCGAAAGCCTGTTCAGCGCGGCGGCGGTGGACCGCCTACATACGGGACCACGCACGGACTACGACAAGGAACTCATCGCCCAGGGCGCCGGCAACGCGGTATGCGGTGCGCTCGGCTCACTGCCCCTGACCGCGGTGATCGTCCGCAGCGCGGCCAATGTCCAGGCGGGCGCACGGAGCAAGGCGTCCAGAGTGCTGCACGGAGTATGGCTGTTGTTGTTCGCCGCGCTGCTGCCGTCGGCACTCGGCGTGATTCCGCTGTCCTGCCTCGCGGGCGTCCTCGTCTACTCGGGCGCGAAGCTCGTCCCGGTCAAGGAGCTGATGGTGCTGTGGCGTGCGCACAGGGGTGAGGCAGTGATCGTGGTCGTCACTGCTGGGATGATCGTCGTGGCGAACATGTTCGAAGGCGTGCTGATCGGTGTCGCGCTCTCCGTGGCGAAGTCGGCGTGGGACACCTCTCACCTTCAGGTCGATGTCGCCGACGGAGGAGTCGGCGTGATCCGCGCGCGACTGACGGGCAATGCGACGTTCCTCCGGCTGCCGGTGATACTCGACGCCCTGGAGGCGCTGCCGAAGGACCGCCCGATCGAGCTCGACCTGTCGGGCCTGCGGCATCTGGACCACGCCTGCCTCACCGCCCTGACCACCTGGGCGGACAGACACAACACCCCGGGCACCGCCCCGGTCAGGTTGGTCCCCGCGGAACCCTGA
- a CDS encoding DUF4032 domain-containing protein, with product MALQFSATNPEHPAFLLELPWHQPLEEWPEKHLVTLPRGISRHVVRYARAGSDVVAVKELAERPAVREYELLRTLARLGIPAVDPLAVVTGRTGTDGEPLEPVLITRHLNGSLPYRSMFETTMRPTTVHRLMDALAVLLVRLHLAGFAWGDCSLSNTLFRRDAGAYAAYLVDAETGEVHDRLSTGQREYDIDLARVNISGEMLDLEASGALHPSVDPIAFGAEICQRYEELWSELTRTSVYPAGKYHYIERRMRRLNDLGFDVAEMQIANSPNGDTITFVPKVVDAGHHQRQLLRLTGLDAEENQARRLLNDLESWMATQEDYAPGDPLGARAEVLAHRWVREVFRPTVRAVPQELRSTMDPAELYHELLEHRWYMSERAQLDIGLEAAVADYTTSVLRRPGTEVPSASDSS from the coding sequence ATGGCTCTGCAGTTCAGTGCCACCAACCCCGAACACCCCGCGTTCCTCCTCGAGCTGCCCTGGCACCAGCCGCTCGAAGAGTGGCCGGAGAAACACCTCGTGACGCTGCCGCGCGGCATCTCCCGCCACGTCGTGCGCTATGCCCGAGCGGGGTCCGACGTGGTGGCCGTCAAGGAGCTCGCGGAACGGCCGGCGGTACGCGAGTACGAGCTGTTGCGCACCCTGGCCCGGCTCGGGATACCTGCGGTGGACCCACTCGCGGTGGTCACGGGGCGCACCGGCACCGACGGGGAGCCGCTGGAGCCGGTGTTGATCACTCGTCATCTCAACGGATCCCTGCCCTACCGCTCGATGTTCGAGACGACGATGCGCCCGACGACGGTGCACCGGCTCATGGACGCACTCGCCGTACTGCTGGTCCGGCTGCACCTGGCGGGGTTCGCCTGGGGCGACTGCTCTCTGTCCAACACGCTCTTCCGCCGGGACGCCGGTGCCTATGCCGCCTACCTCGTGGACGCGGAGACCGGCGAGGTGCACGACCGGCTCAGCACAGGGCAGCGTGAATACGACATCGATCTGGCCCGGGTGAACATCAGCGGGGAGATGCTGGACCTGGAGGCCTCGGGGGCGCTCCATCCCTCGGTGGATCCGATCGCCTTCGGCGCCGAGATCTGCCAGCGGTACGAGGAGCTGTGGAGTGAGCTGACTCGCACTTCGGTCTATCCGGCCGGTAAATATCACTACATCGAACGTCGCATGCGTAGGCTCAACGACCTGGGCTTCGACGTTGCCGAGATGCAGATCGCCAACTCCCCGAACGGCGACACGATCACGTTCGTCCCCAAGGTGGTCGACGCAGGCCATCATCAGCGCCAGCTGCTTCGCCTCACCGGGCTCGACGCCGAGGAGAACCAGGCCCGACGACTCCTCAACGACCTTGAGAGCTGGATGGCCACACAAGAGGACTATGCGCCGGGCGACCCGCTCGGCGCCCGTGCGGAGGTGCTTGCCCACCGCTGGGTCCGCGAGGTGTTCAGGCCCACGGTACGTGCCGTTCCGCAGGAACTCCGGAGCACCATGGACCCGGCCGAGCTCTATCACGAGCTGCTGGAACACCGGTGGTACATGTCCGAGCGCGCACAGCTGGACATCGGTCTGGAAGCGGCCGTGGCGGACTACACCACCAGCGTTCTTCGTCGTCCCGGGACCGAAGTGCCGTCGGCGAGCGACTCCTCGTGA
- a CDS encoding PP2C family protein-serine/threonine phosphatase, with the protein MTEPEIDYAAVFRALPGAVALLTPQMLYVDANEGFLGMRDRTREQLIGHYLSDDVPDPNDPAGPFVTNLQASLRRVAESGERETGLQRVDMEDPDRSGVSDERYFNLTNAPVFGPDGRVVLLLHRVEEVTELIRAREVALSLQEAMLPPPRPVGRHEAAVRYRPAVGALNVCGDWYDMVDLSGDRVAVAVGDVVGKGLSAAGVMGQLRSALSAAFRVVDGPARALEVLGLYARSIDGAENTTVANTFVDWDARTITYSSAGHPPPALVHIDGTVEFLDRATDPPLGARPEHVPRPQAIEPFTEGAVLVLYTDGLIERRREDIDNGLARLADSLARHHGADLENLADALLADLLPPGGATDDTALVIVGL; encoded by the coding sequence GTGACGGAACCAGAGATCGACTACGCCGCGGTGTTCCGGGCCCTTCCAGGGGCGGTGGCCCTGCTGACCCCGCAGATGCTGTACGTGGACGCCAACGAGGGGTTCTTGGGCATGCGGGACCGCACCCGCGAGCAGTTGATCGGCCACTACCTTTCCGACGACGTTCCCGACCCGAACGACCCCGCCGGGCCCTTCGTGACGAACCTCCAGGCGTCTTTGCGCCGGGTGGCGGAATCCGGTGAGCGCGAAACCGGACTGCAGCGCGTCGACATGGAGGACCCCGACAGGTCCGGGGTGAGCGACGAGCGGTACTTCAACCTGACCAACGCGCCCGTCTTCGGTCCGGACGGCCGGGTGGTCCTGCTGTTGCACCGGGTGGAGGAGGTCACCGAACTCATCCGCGCCCGCGAAGTCGCCCTGAGCCTGCAGGAGGCGATGCTGCCGCCTCCGCGGCCGGTCGGGCGCCACGAGGCGGCGGTACGCTACCGACCCGCTGTCGGCGCGCTGAATGTGTGTGGCGACTGGTACGACATGGTCGACCTGTCCGGCGACCGTGTCGCGGTCGCCGTCGGCGACGTGGTCGGCAAAGGCCTGTCCGCGGCCGGTGTCATGGGACAACTGCGCAGCGCGCTCAGCGCCGCCTTTCGCGTCGTCGACGGCCCTGCCCGAGCTTTGGAAGTCCTCGGGCTGTACGCCCGCTCCATCGACGGCGCCGAGAACACCACAGTGGCCAACACGTTCGTCGACTGGGACGCCCGCACCATCACCTACAGCAGCGCCGGCCATCCGCCACCGGCCCTCGTGCACATCGACGGAACCGTCGAGTTCCTCGACCGGGCCACCGACCCCCCACTCGGTGCCCGCCCCGAACACGTCCCTCGGCCCCAGGCGATCGAGCCCTTCACCGAGGGCGCCGTCCTCGTGCTGTACACCGACGGCCTGATCGAACGCCGCCGCGAAGACATCGACAACGGCCTCGCGCGGCTCGCCGACTCCCTGGCCCGCCACCATGGAGCCGACCTCGAAAACCTCGCCGACGCCCTGCTGGCGGACCTTCTCCCGCCCGGCGGCGCCACCGACGACACCGCTCTGGTCATCGTGGGCCTATGA